A genomic segment from Drosophila miranda strain MSH22 chromosome 3, D.miranda_PacBio2.1, whole genome shotgun sequence encodes:
- the LOC108158562 gene encoding F-box/LRR-repeat protein 14 yields MATNTELLPFHHQTTISLQTAAALTNYHGGGGSTAAASGAAPSGANGAPVWGMDELYPQTELPGLTRSAHHLLRFTPYALHHRPQLQTLPPALYLQHAAAAAAAAAAAAAHAQHHHHHHHHHQHRPASPESPPPVEGTHISNLFPELLEQIFEHLPVRDLGRAAQVCSAWRDAAYAKSVWKGVEAKLHLKRSSPSLFNCLVRRGIKKVQILSLRRSLKDLVLGVPALTSLNLSGCFNVADMNLGHAFSVDLPNLKTLDLSLCKQITDTSLGRIAQHLRNLENLELGGCCNITNTGLLLIAWGLKKLRHLNLRSCWHISDQGIGHLAGFSRETAEGNLQLEHLGLQDCQRLSDEALGHIAQGLTSLKSINLSFCVSVTDSGLKHLARMPKLEQLNLRSCDNISDIGMAYLTEGGSGINSLDVSFCDKISDQALTHIAQGLYRLRSLSLNQCQITDQGMVKIAKSLQELENLNIGQCSRITDKGLQTLAEDLTNLKTIDLYGCTQLSSKGIDIIMKLPKLQKLNLGLWLVR; encoded by the coding sequence ATGGCCACCAACACAGAGCTTCTGCCCTTCCACCATCAGACGACCATTTCCCTGCAGACAGCGGCCGCTCTTACCAACTATCATGGCGGCGGAGGCAGCACAGCCGCAGCGAGTGGAGCCGCTCCCAGTGGAGCTAATGGCGCCCCCGTGTGGGGCATGGACGAACTCTACCCACAGACTGAGCTACCCGGCCTCACACGCAGCGCCCACCACCTGCTGCGCTTCACGCCCTACGCATTGCACCACCGCCCGCAGCTGCAGACCCTTCCGCCGGCGCTATACCTGCAACATGCGGCCGCGGCTGCAgccgctgctgcagcagcagcagcccatgCACAGcaccaccatcaccatcatcaccaccaccagcacagaCCCGCCTCGCCGGAGAGCCCACCCCCAGTGGAGGGCACGCACATCAGCAACCTCTTCCCGGAGTTGCTCGAGCAGATTTTCGAGCACCTGCCTGTGAGGGATCTGGGCCGTGCGGCCCAAGTGTGCAGCGCCTGGCGGGACGCAGCCTATGCCAAGAGCGTGTGGAAGGGGGTTGAGGCCAAGCTGCACCTGAAGCGCTCCAGCCCCAGTCTCTTCAACTGTCTGGTGAGGCGTGGAATCAAGAAGGTGCAGATCCTATCCCTGCGCCGCTCGCTCAAGGATCTGGTGCTGGGTGTGCCGGCCCTGACATCGCTGAACCTCAGCGGATGCTTCAATGTGGCGGACATGAACCTGGGACACGCCTTCAGCGTGGATCTGCCCAACCTAAAGACGCTGGACCTATCGCTCTGCAAACAGATCACGGACACGAGTCTCGGACGGATCGCACAGCACCTGCGCAACCTGGAGAATCTGGAGCTGGGCGGCTGCTGCAACATCACCAACACCGGCCTCCTGCTGATCGCGTGGGGCCTGAAGAAGTTGCGCCACCTCAACCTGCGCTCCTGCTGGCACATCAGTGACCAGGGCATTGGTCACCTGGCCGGTTTCAGCCGCGAGACGGCCGAAGGCAATCTCCAGCTGGAGCACCTTGGACTGCAGGACTGTCAGCGGCTAAGCGACGAGGCGCTAGGGCACATCGCCCAGGGCCTCACCTCCCTGAAGTCCATCAACCTGAGCTTCTGCGTCTCCGTGACGGACAGCGGATTGAAGCATCTGGCGCGCATGCCCAAGCTGGAGCAGCTGAATCTACGCTCCTGCGACAACATCTCGGACATTGGGATGGCCTACCTCACAGAGGGTGGCAGCGGCATCAACTCCCTGGACGTGAGCTTCTGCGACAAGATCAGCGATCAGGCTCTGACGCACATCGCCCAGGGTCTCTACCGCCTGCGCTCCCTCTCCCTCAACCAGTGCCAGATTACGGACCAGGGCATGGTGAAGATCGCCAAGTCGCTGCAGGAGTTGGAGAACCTTAACATCGGCCAGTGCAGCCGCATCACCGACAAGGGCCTGCAGACGCTCGCCGAGGATCTCACCAACCTCAAGACCATCGATCTCTACGGCTGCACGCAGCTGAGCTCCAAGGGCATCGACATCATCATGAAGCTGCCTAAGCTGCAGAAGCTCAACCTGGGCCTGTGGCTGGTCAGATGA